From Trypanosoma brucei gambiense DAL972 chromosome 5, complete sequence:
AAGCTTGTGTCGTCCCCGGCGACCTGCAGTGCCCCCACCCGGTTTTCGTTGGTCCTGGTTTCCTGTTTTGCCGACGACAACGGCCCCAGTCGTACCAATGCGCGGTGCGCTGGCTGCTGGTCACTTTCACCTGCCGCTAAGGACAGTGAGCCTAACGACGGCGACAGCCGCGGAGCATCGCTGTGGCCAAGAACCCGTCGATCCCGCGATACTATCGGGTCACGCACGAATGCGCTTGGCGACCACGGCACCACCCTCATAACCTGGTCGTCGATAGCGGACTCTCTCACGTCTGGTACTGCAGATATTGCAACTGATGAGGTTGGCCTCCCTCTTCCATTTGTCAAAGAGTTACCGCACTCTTGCCTCGACGTTTCCCCCTTGGAACCGGAAAGATGCTCGAGGCCGACTTCCACCATTTCACCGTGCATAAGGTTTTGCACCGCCTCTACAGTCAAACAATGGGTGGACAACCCATCTCCACAGTTGGGTCTGTGTCGGCATCGTCGCACCGACAGCTTATCCAATGCGTCAGTTTGAAtctctcctttttcataAATCCACGACATGTTACGCGTGTCGCCTCTACATGCGACACGGGGGACTTTCATGGAATAGTGTGCAATCCCGCCACTcaaactaaacaaaaaaaggtcCGGCTTACTTGCAATTTCGGTGATTATTATATTAGGAATCACGCTCACTTCCCACAACGAAATCAGCTTGGAGGTGCGAACGTGCCTCGGCATCACTTGGAGCCTCAACCTCCCCGGGTTCTGAGGTGAATCTGCCACACTCACACAACCCTCGATACCACCAATGAGTTTTACGGCATTTCGCAACCTTCGGCTTACGTTCAACACCCTGTCCTGCCGCGAGGCCGCATCCTCATCTGCCATTACACTTAACTCCTTGAAAAGACCAAGGCTACCACTTTTCAATACGAAATGTTTTGTGAGGACCTGCCGCCCTTCAGCATCCATCAACACAACAACCATCAATGACTCCTTTAGTAAGTAAGAGCACTTCTTGAAGGGATATCCAGAAACCGTCGGTATTAAACACGAAGGCTTCTTCCCCTCCACGACGAAGCCCTTAAAAAGATGGGGAGATAAAGTCCCTAACCCGACTACCCCACCTACAACACCGCAAACGGTACCAATAACCGACTTCAAATACCGACCAAACCTCAACAGCGGAGACAGCTCTCTCTCAGCGCACAGTTGATGTACAACCACATTTGTCTCACGCACAACAAGTAAGATTGTTTtttcatcacatgcttcgtgcaccttcgcatctttcattaagctgttaaacacatgagccatggaaagtggttgttcgagaataccacacacattcactggcatttgctcatcacatgcttcgtgcaccttcgcatctttcattaagctgttaaacacatgagccatggaaagtggttgttcgagaataccacacacattcactggcatttgctcatcacatgcttcgtgcacctccgcatctttcattaagctgtcaaacacatgagccatggaaagtggttgttcgagaataccacacacactcactggcatttgctcatcacatgcttcgtgcacctccgcatctttcattaagctgtcaaacacatgagccatggaaagtggttgctcgagaataccacacacattcactggcatttgctcatcacatgcttcgtgcacctccgcatctttcattaagctgtcaaacacatgagccatggaaagtggttgctcgagaataccacacacattcactggcatttgctcatcacatgcttcgtgcaccttcgcatctttcattaagctgtcaaacacatgagccatggaaagtggttgttcgagaataccacacacattcactggcatttgctcatcacatgcttcgtgcacctccgcatctttcattaagctgtcaaacacatgagccatggaaagtggttgttcgagaataccacacacattcactggcatttgctcatcacatgcttcgtgcacctccgcatctttcattaagctgtcaaacacatgagccatggaaagtggttgttcgagaataccacacacattcactggcatttgctcatcacatgcttcgtgcacctccgcatctttcattaagctgtcaaacacatgagccatggaaagtggttgttcgagaataccacacacactcactggcatttgctcatcacatgcttcgtgcacctccgcatctttcattaagctgtcaaacacatgagccatggaaagtggttgttcgagaataccacacacactcactggcatttgctcatcacatgcttcgtgcacctctgtgtgtttgtgtttttgctttggCATATAACCAAAAACAACTTGTTGTGCTCTATTCTTTTGAATATCGCTTTCCCTCATCTGTTGCTCTTCTTTTAGTCCCCCGTTTTTGTGTTCTTGTTCTCTGACAGTGTTAACCTTTTTAAATGTGTGTGCATTCCTCCTGCCTTCTTTTGCGGGTATCATCACTCCGTTGTATTCGTCTTCAGATGAAGAAGAACTTACTTCTCTTCGCTCACGAAAGCATTCAGATTGCTGCTGACGCTGTGGCTTGCACTCCCTTGCTTGCCGTCTCATAGACGGGGGAAGCGTTGCTTTTGCTGACTTATCTGACCTCTGGAAAGCACCTTTTATCGCTTCAATACTCATCGGAAGCTGTGCCTCAGCTTCTGACCTGTAGTTACCGCATAACTTGCTGCGTATAAAGCTAACTTGCAATGGCGATGTTATTTCCGAAGGTGGTGTTGCTGATTGTATGGATGTATGGTAACTCATGCTGACCTTTGTATGGCGTTCGGGTGGTGAGGGTACAGGTATATAACATCGTTTTTTTATTAGTGTTGGTTTTAGTGGTGACGCGTGGTGGTGTTCATTGTTTGTTGCTGGTGCGCAACTCTCATCAAACTCTGTGGCATATTCCTCGCTTTCAGAAGTGTGTTGCCCGCGCCGCGGCGCACTGTAGTACACAAAGCTTGGGACCATTGGGGTGTCGCCTTCACGTTGTTCTCGGTAATCGGAATCGTCGCTGctgtgtttctcttcttctacGTGCGCCACAATCTCATTCTGTTCCTGAAATACATGTAAGCCGATGTACGAGGTTCGTTTTGATATTATTTCCACCTGTAAAGGTTCAGTAGGCGGGGTAATATCGGCTTTTCTGACACTCTCGGTGGAAAAGTGGGTTCGTTCTTTCTCCGTGACGGACTCGCACACGGGGCCGATCCTGCGCTTCCCCGCATTACGGATAAAGTAAAGAGGGAGGGGCTCCTCACATATAtcattgctgctgctgcttctgcttccGGTCGCAGATGATAACTCGTCATTTATGGAGCTGCGACTGTTTGGGTAACGTGGGGTTACTTCATAGTGAAGCATTTCGTTTCCTATAGTTTTAGCAACATACATGATGTCAGTCTCCTTCCCATCATCCTCAACTCTCTGAACGTTATAAAAAACTCCCCcatcttcaccttcaccgcTGTCACTGTCACCGTGTTgatgccgctgttgctgtgttTGAAACCGCCAACGCCACCTGCTGCTGCCTTCAGCATTACATGAAGCGGGTAATTGTAAGAAATTAACTCTACCCATTGTGTTGTTCGTAGCGCCGGAGCCTACCAagtgtttctgttgttgttgttgttgcatcaCGACGCTGATGCACGTGTTTTCAACagatatatttttatattgaTATTTATGGACAAAacagttttttcccccgtagTTTTTCGTTGCGTACTTGTGCAGAAGgagtaacaaaaagaaagaaaatatccCCAAAATGCTTCAGTcctgttttcttgttttttttttcgtccgcccttcctcttccactgcctgcaataataataacgtaGTTCAAGcaatgaaaatacaaaaacgagctctttaaaaaaaagaaaatgagccAATAAGTAAACGAGGGTGTTGGCTAAGGAGAACgctgctcttttctttttcctttttctcctttgcgTCAGTTAAGTTCCTCCCAacctctttcgtttttttctaccgttttttttttcctcacggACTGCGATATATTTCCtcgctattattatttatttatttattttctttgcccACTTGCAACGCACGCCTAGTTGAAATCAAACTTTCACTGTTTTATGACACTTTTGATGTTGGTACTGGTAACTTAaatattcactttttttttttggggggggggggggttgatgaggggaaaaaaggggcGCTTGCACGTCCCTCTTCGGCACCTAaggtaataatgataataataacaaaacaaagaaacaaaaaagaccaAACGGAGTCGGGAAAACAAATGActgagaaagtaaaaaagaaaaatgcggCTAAAGTTGGGCAGGAggttacacacacacacacacacacacacacacacacacacacacacacacacttctcTACTATTTTAGTAAccttccccccctccctccctccttgttgttgtttgttacAAATCacaccgcaaaaaaaaaagagatttaCTTTTGAACAAAATTgtaaatatttatatgacTGGTGGCGTTCTCTCAAGAGCCGGAAAATATTAAATGTTGACAGAATTACAACCTCACGGAGggaatacgaaaaaaaaaaaaagaagagggaaaacagtTCAATATTTCCCCAGCAACagtgacaaaaagaaaccaaagaGAAAGCGACAAcctttttattaaaaaaaacggggcTCTACGGTGGAAGAGCCGGGCGGCCgcttttaccttttccttttttttgtttcactttgttttcttcttgttattctattctttttttttttaacttgtCCACCACtgaaagaaacaataagaaaaaggaaagagaagagaagcaaaGGAATACAATAAAATGGAATTAGAATAAACTAAACAACAGGACAAGaaacatatacaaatatatacgtaACAAGATAGAGGcgaaacgaaagaaaaagagaaaacgcaCGCAAACCAACACGAAAACAGACTGacacaaaagggaaaggcaCAAGAAAAGATAAGGACAAAATTGAAtggatggaaagaaagaacggAAAAGTATTATCCATTGGAAGTCTTGGTTTGCATCGAGTCCTCTTTAGCTAATCATACCTCCCGCTTCATTGTATCGGATGCCGTGCACGAGAACAAAACGGCATTTGCATCATCCAACGGTACCTGAACGCATCCGAGAGTTCGCGTAGACGTGCTGACAGTTAACGCGCCATTACTGAAGCCACCATCTGCCCCTTCGCGTATAAACATGTCTTCCATGCCATTTGCAGCCCTATTGATGTTATTATTAACAATGACGCCGGCAGTTGGCACAACATCATCATGCACCGACGACGGCCCATTCCATTGTGCTCCCAAAAATTTGGCAAATACTACGGGATGAGTACCTTCTTCCTCCGTATCACGTTCCTCCGTACAATGAAGGCGATGCATCAAACGATACAATGAAACTAATTGGCGTCCCTCCGAAACATTAAGGTTGCTGTGTAAAGATTCACTTTCATCACCTTCCCCGTTACCATATACAAGCAGCCCGTCAAGGGAAAAAAGCATTAGCACCACCACAATGAAAGCCACTTAACGAAGAAatataaaaggaaaggaaagaaatttaaaaaaagatatagaacaacaaaaccataacaaacgaaaattttttttaaaaaatcaaagacaaaaaattgGCAACTGCAGGCTgcttcaacaacaacaacaaattacACGAACAAATGACACCAACACAAAACGACCGCCACAAATGAATCAACTACAGTACGCTaaaaaacacacgcattGGAATGTGCGTtggaacaaaaggaaggtaagcaaaaacaaaaacaaaaacaatgcaACACTACGCCGTGTATTACTCACGGGACGCACAGAACGGACGGAACACAGCACTGGCAACAGCGGCAATGGCATGCGAGGGAATCACCACGCATTAACGTACGACTAGAGGAGGATGTAGAAGATATGGGGAGGAGTGCTGCATCAACTATGCGGCAACtgatctcttcctttctctacACTGCGCCCCAACACTACATGCCACATCGCTGGTACCACCACAACATATTCACGCGCGGGCACATTCATCTCTTCTATTCCTATACACCTCACTTCCTACATCCATCGCTTATTACCATTCCCATTTTTTACACTTACCATTCTTTCTcgcaccttctttttccgtCATTACGGGCCTCATATGAATCCCCGTAGGAAGCAAGCAAAATCAGGGGGAGAGTTACCTTAGTTGCAATCGATTCTGCGGGAACCGGAGCGCTCATCACACTCCCTTTCAAGCACAAAGCaaccacacacagacacgCTACTCCCTCAAGTATAAAAACTACTACCTACATAGCAGAGGAGACACAATGTTCATTTAAAGCATTGGTACATTGCATCTGGTGCACCTCTCAGCTCCCCACCGCACATCACATCAGTTCAGCAATATCTAGACCTCGGGAAGAGAGGAGAGGTAAGTGCGTCATTATCATAGCTTCTAGTTCTGAGGATCTATAAGACCTTCAGCCTCTTCGGGAAGAAGTTCATCCTCATCAACACCGACACTACACTCGGTATTATAATAAAGAACAATAGATAGTAATAAAATAGTAGCTCCTATTCCAATTCCCGAAATAATCCACCAAACTACGTCGACAACATCGCTTTTAAAAAACGGCGTCTCCATGACTACGAAGCTAAAGTTATACAATTTCAGCAACCCATATGTTGGGGGCATGGGATCGAACATGCCGTCCACCCACTGAAACGGTGGTTGATTATCGGTCGTCGGGCCACAGACAACATGAGCAGTATAACTTTCAGGATTCTTCACCATCCCCGTCCACGTCGCTATCTTTGCATCGATAGCTCCACTATTTACGTGTCCTACACTTCGGACAAGTGGGCCGTACTCGGTCGCATTACCAGGAGGGTTCAAATCACCACGTGCTGCGATTGAAAGCATCGCACTGTATGGAGGCTTGCAGACATTAGTCACATTACCATCGTCATCCATACCAACAGCACCAGTGCAGTTGGGAATAAGAGAAAATGGGTCTTTCGTGTAGTTGTTGTAACGCATCAGCCTCTTCATGCTTTCAATATCGACCACAGAACCCTGATCACGTTCAAATATCCGGGCGCGTGAGTAATTCTTGTAAGAATAGAAGTCACCGTATTCCTCCTGCATCTTCAGCGTACCTGAAAGATTGTACACATGGGGAAGTACGGTCTGTTATAACTCGCCCAGTACCCAGTGGTGTTCAGCACGCTGGTCATATCCTTAGATGTTATACCCAACGGAGGAGCAGTACCAGGGAGCTGCTCTAACACCCAAAAGGTGTTGGGTGCCATGTTTTTAAACATCGCCTCGGACTCCACTGCACCCATGTTGAGCACCATCCATTGATTGTTGTACGCCCCACTGCTTTCCCTGCTGAAGTTCGACACCCATGAGGGGGCGTCCACCGCAATGAAGTTCGCGATCATCGCACGCAGAAACGTAGCCACGCTAGAGGAACCGACATGGTTGCGCAGCAGCGTTGCATTGTGTATGACGTTGGTGGTCTCCATGACTGCGAGGCGCTTGTGTGTCATGTACCAATCATCNNNNNNNNNNNNNNNNNNNNNNNNNNNNNNNNNNNNNNNNNNNNNNNNNNNNNNNNNNNNNNNNNNNNNNNNNNNNNNNNNNNNNNNNNNNNNNNNNNNNCTCTCTTATcagtatcattattattattactgttcttattataatattcgtatattcacactctcacaacactctcctattattattatgattactatcattactgttcttattataatattcgtatatacacactcataacactctcttaatattattatccttattatcattatcattattattactattataatattcgtatatacacacactcataacactcttctattattattatgattactatcattactgttcttattataatattcgtatattcacactctcacaacactctcctattattattatgattactatcattactgctctcattataatattcgtatatacacaccctcacaacactctcctattattattatgattactatcattactgttcttattataatattcgtatatacacactcataacactctcttaatattattatcattattattatattattactgttcttattataatattcgtatatacacactcataacactctcttaatattattatcattattattattattattactgctcttattataatattcgtatatacacactcacaacattctcctatcattattattattattattactgctcttattataatattcgtatatacacactcacaacattctCCTATTAATATCATtagcattattattattattattgctcttattataatatttgtatactcacactcacaactCTCTCCTAttttactattatcattactactattataatattcatacatacacactcacaacactctcctattattattatgattactatcattactgctctcat
This genomic window contains:
- a CDS encoding lysosomal/endosomal membrane protein p6,putative, (fragment) — encoded protein: MTHKRLAVMETTNVIHNATLLRNHVGSSSVATFLRAMIANFIAVDAPSWVSNFSRESSGAYNNQWMVLNMGAVESEAMFKNMAPNTFWVLEQLPGTAPPLGITSKDMTSVLNTTGYWASYNRPYFPMCTIFQVRMQEEYGDFYSYKNYSRARIFERDQGSVVDIESMKRLMRYNNYTKDPFSLIPNCTGAVGMDDDGNVTNVCKPPYSAMLSIAARGDLNPPGNATEYGPLVRSVGHVNSGAIDAKIATWTGMVKNPESYTAHVVCGPTTDNQPPFQWVDGMFDPMPPTYGLLKLYNFSFVVMETPFFKSDVVDVVWWIISGIGIGATILLLSIVLYYNTECSVGVDEDELLPEEAEGLIDPQN